In the Populus trichocarpa isolate Nisqually-1 chromosome 1, P.trichocarpa_v4.1, whole genome shotgun sequence genome, one interval contains:
- the LOC7485111 gene encoding uncharacterized protein LOC7485111, which translates to MDPSQHHTTLTIDDHQEDDEWDTDGFVIPSLGIEDTYQTKPDASEVETLKPPPPKAKIDQNIYLGPHGAPPSQSKQQELNSSGRKQRFKHKLKEADKKVSRTGGENKVENLRELVGVGKVTENIAKGSPSDWLDPHCNESQFEKCPQ; encoded by the exons ATGGACCCCTCTCAGCATCACACCACTCTTACCATCGATGATCATCAAGAAGATGATGAGTGGG ACACTGATGGATTTGTGATTCCTAGCTTGGGAATAGAAGATACATATCAAACTAAACCTGATGCTTCTGAAGTTGAAACCTTGAAACCTCCACCTCCAAAG GCTAAGATAGATCAGAACATTTACCTGGGACCTCACGGGGCCCCGCCTTCACAATCAAAGCAGCAAGAGTTGAACTCTTCTGGCCGTAAACAGCGGTTCAAGCACAAATTGAAGGAAGCTGATAAGAAGGTTAGCAGAACTGGGGGGGAGAACAAGGTGGAGAACTTGAGAGAGCTAGTGGGTGTTGGAAAAGTGACTGAAAATATTGCAAAGGGTTCTCCCAGTGATTGGCTAGATCCACATTGCAATGAGTCACAGTTTGAGAAGTGTCCCCAGTGA
- the LOC7485110 gene encoding cysteine synthase 2: protein MASVRTTGAFVAAISMSIVLFSYFLSNYRSKRKTPSPLSKNKKPRNGLIHAVGNTPLIRINSLSEATGCEILGKCEFLNPGGSVKDRVAVKIIEEALESGQLVCGGVVTEGSAGSTAISLATVAPAYGCKCHVIIPDDVAIEKSQILEALGATVERVRPVSITHRDHYVNIARRRALEANELASKLRKTEKIDGKVLEQINGCISDGEKKGSIFSSYCSGGFFADQFENLANFRAHYQGTGPEIWEQSGCSLDSFVAAAGTGGTVAGISSFLQEKNPNIKCFLIDPPGSGLFNKVTRGVMYTREEAEGKRLKNPFDTITEGIGINRLTQNFKMAKLDGAYRGTDKEAVEMSRYLLKNDGLFLGSSSAMNCVGAVRVAQSLGPGHTIVTILCDSGMRHLSKFHDAQYLSEHGLTPTATGLEFLGI from the exons ATGGCATCTGTAAGAACCACAGGTGCTTTTGTAGCAGCCATCTCTATGTCCATAGTATTGTTCTCTTACTTTCTATCCAATTACAGATCCAAAAGAAAGACTCCTTCCCCCctttcaaagaataaaaaaccaagaaacgGACTCATTCATGCTGTTGGTAACACTCCCTTGATTAGAATTAATAGCCTCTCTGAAGCTACTGGTTGTGAA atTCTTGGGAAGTGCGAGTTTCTGAATCCAGGAGGGAGTGTTAAAGATAGGGTTGCTGTGAAAATAATTGAAGAG GCACTGGAATCTGGCCAGCTAGTTTGTGGTGGAGTTGTTACTGAGGGAAGTGCTGGAAGCACTGCAATTAGCCTGGCTACAGTGGCTCCTGCCTATGGATGCAAATGCCATGTCATTATCCCAGATGATGTTGCTATTGAGAAG TCTCAAATTCTCGAAGCTCTGGGAGCTACTGTTGAAAGAGTGCGACCGGTTTCAATTACACACAGAGACCACTATGTCAACATTGCTAGGAGACGGGCACTGGAAGCAAATGAATTAGCATCAAAGCTTAGAAAAACTGAAAAGATTGATGGCAAAGTCTTAGAGCAAATTAACGGTTGCATTTCTGATGGAGAGAAAAAAGgttctattttttcaagttaCTGTAGTGGTGGATTTTTTGCTGACCAGTTTGAAAACTTGGCAAATTTCCGGGCCCACTATCAGGGCACTGGACCTGAGATATGGGAACAAAGTGGTTGTAGTTTAGATTCATTTGTGGCAGCTGCAGGCACAGGCGGCACTGTAGCTGGTATTTCAAGTTTTCTCCAG GAAAAGAATCCGAACATCAAGTGCTTCCTCATAGATCCGCCTGGTTCTGGTTTGTTCAACAAGGTAACAAGGGGAGTGATGTACACGAGAGAGGAAGCTGAAGGAAAAAGGTTAAAGAACCCATTTGACACAATAACGGAAGGAATTGGAATCAATAGATTAACACAAAATTTTAAGATGGCAAAACTTGACGGAGCCTACAGAGGCACAGACAAAGAGGCTGTTGAAATGTCAAG gtatcttttgaagaatgATGGCCTTTTTCTGGGGAGTTCTTCAGCCATGAACTGTGTTGGAGCTGTTAGAGTGGCACAATCACTTGGTCCTGGTCACACAATTGTGACCATTCTGTGTGATAGTGGGATGAGGCATCTGAGTAAGTTTCATGATGCTCAGTATCTGTCTGAGCATGGTTTGACACCCACAGCAACTGGATTAGAGTTCCTTGGTATTTAA
- the LOC7487540 gene encoding uncharacterized protein LOC7487540 has product MGNTPESQISSQYFFKPSLLCVSVLVASLVFTCFLLFGISTYLITISVLFLSTIFIVTFSKKKVAVVSNSAEAESPTCRPQSMLEKEVVEELNPEVEPIIHCDASQQSDVCDMHEYQVEPTDFPSDSDSSDDFSASENFELSWRCSENVGQSIAVSESSISENDVDEDGDGLIEISLPLNNSVDFDEESKKKSVSNLPESIFRQQGLMELFAEIAEVNEEENLIEIDLSMGSIKC; this is encoded by the coding sequence ATGGGAAATACACCTGAGAGTCAAATCAGTTCACAGTATTTCTTCAAACCCTCACTGCTTTGTGTTTCAGTCCTTGTCGCTTCTCTTGTTTTCACTTGTTTCCTCCTTTTTGGGATCTCTACTTACCTTATCACAATATCTGTTTTGTTTCTGTCAACCATTTTCATCGTCACATTCTCAAAGAAAAAGGTGGCTGTTGTTAGCAATTCAGCAGAAGCTGAAAGTCCCACATGTCGCCCTCAGAGCATGCTTGAAAAGGAAGTTGTGGAGGAACTAAATCCAGAAGTGGAACCTATAATTCATTGCGATGCTTCCCAGCAAAGTGATGTTTGCGACATGCATGAGTATCAAGTTGAACCAACGGATTTCCCATCAGACAGTGATAGCAGTGATGATTTCTCTGCAAGTGAGAATTTTGAGCTCAGTTGGAGGTGCTCAGAAAATGTTGGTCAAAGTATTGCAGTCTCTGAAAGCTCAATCTCTGAAAATGACGTTGATGAGGATGGTGATGGTCTCATTGAGATTAGTCTTCCACTGAACAACTCTGTTGATTTTGATGAAGAGTCAAAGAAAAAGTCAGTTTCGAATTTGCCTGAATCCATTTTCAGGCAACAGGGTCTTATGGAGCTATTTGCAGAGATTGCTGAGGTGAATGAAGAGGAAAACTTGATAGAGATTGACCTTTCCATGGGATCCATCAAGTGTTGA